The nucleotide window GAGAACCGTCCGGAAAGACAGACGGTCCGGTTCCCTCGCCAGCACTTCCTTAACCTGGGGACAGCGGCTCATAACCTCCGCTACCTGATGGCCGGGGCGCACCGCCGTCACCAGGTCGATATCGCCCACCATCTCGCAGCCGCGGCGGACACTTCCGGCTACGGCTGCCTGCTCCACCCCGGGTATATTAAGGAGCTGGCTTTGGAAAATCAGGGCCAAGGGCCGGGCTATCCCCAGGGGTACCTGTTCTTTTGTCTCCCTCAACATCTCTATGCCCTTAAGGATGGCCAGCTCCGTTTTACTGCCCAGCCCGGGCAAGGTTCTGATGCGTTTTTCCCGGGCGGCCTTTTCCAGTTCTTCCAGGGTAGTTATGCCTAACCCCTGGTAAATCTGACGTACCGAACGGCTACCCAACCCGGGAATGGCCAGCATCTCCCTCAGCCCAGGCGGTACTTCCCGGCGTAAATTCTCCAGAAAAGTAGAACGGCCTGTAGTTAAAAGTTCGGCGATCTTTTTGGCCAGGTTTTTTCCTACTCCCGGTATCTCTTCCAGGGCATCCCGGGCCAAAAGGGAGGCAGCCTCTTCTTCCAGGTTTTCCAGGGCACGGGCGGCGCGGTGATAGGCCCTGACTTTAAAGGGCTCTTCTCCCTTTAATTCAAGCAAATCTCCCATTTCTGCCAGCGCCCAGGCTATTTCCAGGTTGGTCAACCCCGTTTCTCCTCCTGTATAAGCTTTACCAGTGTCTCATAATCCTGCTGAACTTTGTATAGCTCATCGGCTATATTCAGGGCGGCCAGAACAGCAACCTTAACCGGAGGATAATGGGGGAACTTTTGGTTGACCTGCCGCATCTTTTTGTCGACATATGAGGCCAGCTTCTGAATGTATTCCGGCTCTTCCCCCTTGACCACGTACTCCATGCCGTTAATGTTTACTGTGGTCCGGTTGGCATCATTCAAGTCTACCCCTCCCTCGGCCTGGTTGTGATTTTACAAACGCATATTCTTTTTCGCCTAAAGCCTTTGAAAATCCTGCCATGGTTTAAACTAGCTAGCGCAATCTGGCTCCCAACTGCTCTTCCAGGGCCTTCCATACCCTTTCCTGGGCGGCGTTAACTTCCGCGTCGGTAAGGGTGCGATCCGGTAGCTGGTACACCAGAGAATAGGCCAGGCTTTTATGTCCTTCAGGCACAGGAGCGCCGCGGTAGACATCGAAGAGGGTACATTCTTTCAACTCCCGCCCCGCAGCTCTGCGGATAGTTTCGGCCACCACCGCCGCCGGAATATCGTCTTTTACCACCACAGCCAGGTCCCTTTCCACCGCCGGGAAACGGGGCAGGGGATCGTATCCCACCTCCCGCCGGTTAAATTTCTCCGCCTGCTCCCAATCGAGTTCGAAAACGCAGGCCCTCGCGGGGAGATCATAAACCGCCAGAACATCGGGATGCAGCTCCCCTATAAAGCCCAGGGTTGTCCCGTCCTTTTTGATATTCGCCCCCCGTCCCGGGTGGAGGAAGGGGTAGTCCGCCGTTGCTTCCCAAACAACTTCTTTAATGTTTACCCTGGCAAGGATATTTTCTACAATCCCTTTTAAATAAAAGAAATCCATCTCCTCTGCCGGCCGGTTCCAGCTGCGGCCGGTGGATCCCATCACCAGTCCGCCCAGGCGTAGATGTTCTTCCGGCAACTGCCGCCCATGGGGCTTAAACACCCGACCTACCTCATATATGGCCACCGGCAGTACCCGGCGACTGGCATTCCGGGCGGTGACTTCCAGAAGTCCGGGCAAAAGGGAAGGACGTAAAATGCTCTGGTCCTCCCGTAAAGGATTCTGGAGTTTTACCGTATGTTTCCATTCATGTTCTTCGGGCAGCCTTAGATTATCAAGGGCGCGGGGACTGACAAAGCTGTAGGTAACCACTTCCGCAAGGCCGGCGGCAGCCGCCGCCTCCCGGCCCGCCTCTTCCCAACGCTGCCCAGGGGTTTCTTTTTTCCGGGCGGTGATATTTCCCGGCAATGACGCCGGAATCCTGTCGTATCCGTACAGGCGGGCGATTTCTTCGATTAAGTCTATTTCCTGGGTCAGATCGCCCCTGTTAGGGGGGACGGTAACCTCAAACGGCCCTTCTCCTTCAACTTCTAAATGCAGCCTTTCTAGGATCTCCTTCATGGTAGAGGAGGCAAGGTCCGTGCCTAAAATGAAGTTTACCCTTTCCGGCCGCAGAATAATTGTTGTCGGCTTATACTTCCTTACATATCTGTCCAAACGTCCCCCGGCCACCCTGCCGCCGGCCAGCTCGGCCATTAACTGGGCCGCCCGGTCGGCGGCTGCAGCCGCCCCTTCCAGATTGACGCCGCGTTCAAACCGCGTCGAGGCTTCCGAACGCAGGCCCAGCTTTCTGGAGGTACGGCGGATGGAGGTGCCGTCAAAATGGGCCGACTCGATGAGGATATTGACCGTACCGGAAGTGACTTCCGTCTCCAATCCACCCATGACGCCGGCCACGGCCACCGGCCTTGCGGCGTCGGCAATGATTAACATTTCCCTGTCCAGCTCTCGTTCCACACCATCCAGGGTCGTAATTTTTTCCCCGGCCGCCGCCCGGCGGACGATAATGGTATGTTGCTGCAGGAGATCGTAGTCAAAGGCATGTAAAGGCTGGCCCATTTCCAGCATGACAAAATTGGTTATATCCACCACATTATTGATGGGCCGCATGCCGGCGGCCCGCAGGTAGGCCTGAAGCCAGGCAGGGGACGGACCGATCTTTACGTCCAGCACCAGACGGGCCACATATCGGGCGCAGAGATCCGGAGCTTCAATTTCTACTCTGGCAAGCCCCTCAATCCCCTGCCCTTTTTCCTCCACGGTAATGGCCGGCAGACGTAACGGTGCGCCGGTAATGGCCGCAACTTCCCGCGCCACCCCTAAAACGCTCAGGCAGTCGGCCCTATTTGGAGTGAGTTCCAGCACCAGAACCACGTCGTCCAGTCCCAGGACAGCAGCTACATCGGTTCCGGGAGAAGCGTCAGGGGGCAAAGTTAGGATCCCTTCCCGGTCGGCCGGGGAGACGAGGCCGACATCCAGCCCCATTTCCTGGGCAGAAAGAAGCATGCCTTCCGAGGTCACGCCCCGGAAAGTCGCCCGGCGTATCTCCTGGCCCGCCGGAAGCCGCGCCCCCTCCAGGGCTACTGCCACCTTCTGCCCTTTAAACACATTAGGCGCCCCGGTTACTAGCTGCAATTCGCGACCGGCGTCCACCCGGCACACGACCAGGTGCTCGGCATTGGGATGGGGCTCGATATCCTTTATCATCCCGGCCACGACCCCCTGAAACCCCGGATGCAATTGTTCTATATTTTCTACGGCCAGACCGGCCATGGTGAGCTTTTCTGCCAGTTCCTCAGGCGACAGTTGAATATCTACGTACTGCTTAAGCCATTTGTAAGATACGCGCAAAGTTTTTCACTCCCTTAAAACTGCTGCAAAAAGCGCAGATCGTTTTCGTAAAACAGGCGCAGATCGTCAATGCCGTATTTTAGCATGGCCACCCGGTCCACTCCGAGGCCGAAGGCGAAGCCGCAGACTTCTTCCGGATCGTAGCCGGACATGCTTAAAACCCGGGGATGCACCATGCCGCATCCCAGAATCTCCAGCCAGCCGCTGTGGCCGCAGGTACGACAGCCGCTGCCGCCGCACATAACACAGGATATATCCACCTCGGCGCTCGGCTCGGTGAAGGGGAAGTAACTGGGGCGGAAGCGCAGCTGTACTTCATCGCCGAACATTTGCTTTACAAAGGCCATCAACGTCCCTTTTAATTCACCGAAGGTCACCCGTCTATCGACCAGTAAACCCTCCACCTGAAAAAACATGGGTGAATGGGTGGCGTCATCGTCGCGGCGGTAAACCTTACCCGGAGCGATGATGCGAATGGGCAACTGCGGTCGCCGCGCCTCCATGACCCGCACCTGGACGGGAGAGGTGTGGGTGCGGAGCAATACATCCTCGGTGATATAAAAAGAATCCTGCATATCCCGGGCGGGATGTTCTTTTGGCAGGTTCAGGGCCTCGAAGTTGTAATAATCGCTCTCCACTTCCGGGCCTTCGGCCACATCGAACCCCAAGCCGATAAAAATTGATTTTATTTCATTTAAGGTCTGATACAAAAGGTGACGGCTCCCCCGCGGAAACGGACGTCCCGGCAGGGTAACGTCGATGGTTTCTTTCTGAAGACGCTCGGCCAGTTCCCGGCGGGCAATAGCCTCCCTTGCTTCTTCAAGGGCCTTTTCCAGCTCTTCCCGCACCATGTTGGCCATCTGCCCTATCCGAGGACGTTCTTCCGGCGGGAGCTTGCCCATATTCCTTAAAACCCCGGTCAGTTCTCCTTTCTTCCCCAGGTACTGGATCCTTATGCCCTCCAGTTCCTCACTCCTTTTGGCGGCCGCCACCCGGGCCAGGGCTGCCTGTCTAATGGTTTCAATCGTTTCCAGCATCTGCTTCACCTCAAGTATCCCAAAATAAAAAGCCTTCGCCCCTTCGGGACGAAAGCTTAAACATGTCTTAATTAAGTACCACCCCAAGTCTCCGGCACCATCATGCCGCTCCCCTCTAACGGCGGGAACACCGGCGCGGCCTACTAACCTTTCAGCCTGCTGCTCCTGGGCGAACTTCACGCGGTCTTTCCCCGGCAGCGCTTCCAGTCCACGACGCCGCCTCCCTGTGGGTTCTGTACCGGCTACTTTGCCCATTCATAGCATTTAAACGCTATTAATATTTTTGTCTACTTCTATTGAGTTACCAATCTGCGATAAATAATATAGGCAGCCACAGAACCTGTCTTTTCAAACAACCTCCAAAAGAACTCCGCCGACAGGAACAACCTATCACGACCTTTCCTGGAGCTTTTGGGGGATAACCTCACGGTTAATTATAGCATAGCTCCATCAGTCGTGACAAGGCAAAAAATAAGGTTTTAAGCGCCCCAAGTCGTATCTCCCTTATTGTCCATGAAGGCAGCTTTATGGAACCTAGTGCCATAAAGGCGGCATTGAATTGGCCTTCGGCAGGATGATGTGGCCAAGGCTATTGGTGTAGAGAGGCTCATCACTTGTACAGCAAAGTTGCTATGGTCCCGATAAAACCCACAGCAATGGTAATTACGGCGCCGATAGCCCAGAATCTAAGGTTACTAAGCTTGTCATCCAGTTGATCAATACGCTTATTTAGTTTATCTTCGATAGCATCGATACGCTGGCTTAGTTTTTGCTCTACTGCATCAATACGCTGGCTAAGCTTTTGCTCTACTGCATCAATACGCTGGCTAAGTTTTTGCTCTACAGCCTCGATGCGCTGGCTTAGTTTTTGCTCTACTGCATCGATGCGCTGGCTTAGCTTTTGCTCCACCGCGCTAATGCGTTCTTCGGAATTTTGGTCCCCATCCCGGATTTCTTTCGTCAATTTTTCGTCGAGTCGGTCTATACGCTGTAAAAGAAAGAAAAACTCCGCTGATGCCATTGTACGTGGCGGTTCATTTGTTGCTGCTATTTCCCGCAAGCTTTCCTCCGGCATGGCGCTCACCTGCCTTCACCCCCATTCTAAACCAATATTTTCATCAAATCAACTTAATTTACCATTCTCAACTATATTCTCAATTAACTCATTCCCGACGTTGCCGGAGGGCCTCATAAAGAAGCAGAGCCGCCGCGACGGCGGCGTTCAAGGACTCCACCGACCCTACCAGGGGGATGCCCACGCGGGCCGCCGCCGCATCAAGCAATTCCCTTCCCGGCCCGTGGTTTTCGCTGCCCACGGCCAGAGCCAGGGGACCTCTTAAGTCCGCCTGCCAGAAAGTAATGGGGGCTCCCACGTCGGCCACCACCAGCTTTACCCCGGCGCCTTTTAGTTTCCGGATTAGATCGGCCGGTTCTACGCCGCTTACCACCGGCAGTTTAAAGGTAGCGCCCATGGCCGCCCGGACCACCTTGGGGTTATAGGGATCTACACAGCCGCGACTCAATATCAGTCCTGCGGCCCCGGCCCCTAGGGCCGTGCGCCAGATGGTGCCCAGGTTACCCGGATCTTGCAGGGCGGCGGCAATCATAAATACGGGCGATGAAGGAGACGAAACTTGTTTTAGCAGCGCCTCCAGCGGTTGTTCCTGTATGGGTGCTATGGCCACAATCCCTTGTGGAGTAACGGTGGTGCTGATGGCCTGCATCAATTCCTCCGTCACAGCAAAGCAGCGGCACCCGGCCCCCTGCAGGTCGGCCACCAACCGCTTACCCCGGAGAGTAGCAAAAACCTGCGGGCCGTACAAAACAACCTCCAAGGGTGTTCCAGCCTGCAGGGCTTCCTCCAGCAGGTGAATGCCTTCTATAAGATAAAGGCCCTTTTTCTCCCGCCATGAACGTTCCTTTAAGGAACGGGCCAGCTTCACATAGCGATTGTCCGGAGAAGTAATTTGCCCGGCTTGCTTCACAGCAGAATTCACCTTCTAAGAGTACCGCCTTATTACTCCCGGACTTAACTCTCCTGCAGCCTTTCTAAAGCCTTGTTCCGGCCCACCAGCACCATGATGTCGCCTTCTTCCACCACGTCGTTGGCCCCAGGGGCGGCTATGATTTGATTATTACGTTTTATGGCCATGACGCTGACCCCGTGCTGGGCGCGCAAATCCAACTGGCCCAGGGTTTTGCCTACCGCCTTGGCCGGGGCCACGATCTCGACAATACTGTATTCAGGCGACAGGTCGATATGCTCCAGGACGTTGCCGGAAGCAAGGGTATGGGCCACCCTGATGCCCATGTCCCGTTCCGGGTAAACAACTCTATCGGCGCCGATTTTGGCCAGGACTTTACCGTGGAGGTCGTTCAAGGCCTTGGCAACTACGCACTTAATGCCCATTTCCTTAACGATCAAGGTAACTAGAATGTTGGCCTCTACATTTTCACCGATGGCCACGACAGCAACGTCAACATTGCGAATGCCCGAGGCCTTTAAGGCTTCCTCGTCACGGGCGTCGGCCTGGATGGCCGTAGTGACCTCGTTCATGAGGGCCTCCACCTTGGCCTCATCACTATCAATGGCGATGACTTGATGGCCCATGCGTGCGAGGGTCCGGGCCACACTGGACCCAAAGCGGCCCAGGCCGATGACGGCAAACTGTTTCACGGCCCTGCCTCCTTTAGCCAATGATAACACCTTCTTCGGGATAATGTTTTATACCCTGACGGCCCAAACGCTGGGCTATGGCAAAGGCCAGGGTTAAAGGGCCAACTCGCCCGGAATACATAGTGGCGGTGATGAGAAGTTTGCCGGCCACCGTCAGTTGCGGCGTAAGACCCGCTGAAAGGCCCACAGTACCAAAGGCGGATACCGTTTCAAAAAGCACAATCTCCATTTCCTTTTGTTCCGTAATCAGGAGTACACCGGTTACGGTAACCACCAGCATCATTGATACCGCCGCCACAGCCAGGGCCTTAAGAACCATGCCCCGGGGCAAGCGCCGGCCAAAGATTTCAATGTCATATTTACCCTGAATAATCGACCATACAGCCACGGCGATAGTGGTAAATGTGGATGTCTTAATACCGCCTCCGGTTGAACCCGGGGAAGCGCCGATAAACATAAGGATAATGAGGAGAAAAAGAGTAACCGGACGTAGAGCGCCGATATTTAAGGTGTTAAACCCAGCCGTCCGGGGTGTAACGGCCTGGAAATAAGAAGCCAGAAGCTTTTCATTTAAGGGTAAAGGTGCCAGGCTCAAAGGATTAGTATACTCCAGGGCCATGAATAATATCGTACCCAGGACGATCAGCCAAAAGGTGGTGGTAAGCACAACCTTGCTATGGAGGGAAAGGCGCTGCCACGAACGTTTGGTATAAATATCGGCCACCACGCTGAAGCCCAACCCGCCCAGGATAATTAGAGTAGTAATTACCAGGTTGACCAGCAGGTCGCCCCGATAATCCATTAAGTTGGCGGAAAACAAGGAAAACCCGGCGTTGCAAAAGGCGGATACAGCATGAAAGATACCGAAGTAAAAGGCCTGACCCAAAGGAATGTCCCTGCTAAAACGCAGGCCCAGGAGAAGTGCCCCCAACCCTTCGCAAATAAATGTAAAGGTGAGTACGTATTTAGTCAAGCGCACGACCCCTTCTACCGTCAACTGGTTGAGGGCTTCCTGCATGAGGAGCCTTTCCTTCAAGGTAATGCGTTTGCCCAGCAGGAGGGCCACCATGGTGGACAGGGTTAAAAAGCCCAAGCCTCCCGTTTGGATGAGCAATACGATCACGATTTCCCCGAACAGGGAAAAGGTTGTCGGCGTGTCCACGGTATTAAGGCCGGTCACGCAGGTCGCCGAAGTAGCCGTAAAAAGGGCGTCCACAATGGAAACCGGTTGTCCTGTCTCGCTGGCAACCGGCAGGGCCAATAGTGTTGTACCCAAGGCAATGACCAGGGCAAAACCTATGGCCAGTATCTGGGGCGGCCGCAGACGAAAGGGCCATTCACGGATATTAGTCGTAGGCGTCACCTGCTTTTCTGCATTTATAACACTTATTTTTATTCCCAGGCAAAATCTTTGTCAAGATCAATGCTAAAGGCCAATTAGTTTAGAAAAACCAATTGGCCCTTCTTTTTATCATTCCCCTTATTCTTATGCTCCAAGACCCAATTTTTCTTTGGCCATATCCACCAGACGATTGAAAGCCGCTATATCGTTTACCGCCATATCGGCCAGCATCTTACGGTTGATTTCCACACCGGCCTTCTTTAATCCGTTTATCAAACGGCTGTAGGTCAGGCCCTGCATCCTGGCAGCGGCGTTGATGCGGGCTATCCACAGTTTCCGGAAATCGCCCTTGCGCTGCCGCCGGTGGGCGTAGGCGTAGGCCAATGATTTTATTACTTGTTCATTGGCCGGCCGGAATAACTTGGACTTGGCACCAAAGTAGCCCTTCGCCAGCTTTAGAATCTTTTTATGACGTTGGTGCTTGGTAACACCGCGTTTAACACGGGACATCCCTTAAACCTCCCTTTAAGCCTGATAAGGCAAGAGCCTGGCTATGCGCTTACGATCCGTGATATCCACTAAGGAAGGCTGGCGCAGGCGCCTCTTACGCTTGGGCGATTTTCCGGCCAACAGGTGGCTTTTATAAGCCCTGGCGCGTTTTACTTTTCCCGTAGCTGTGACGCGAAACCTTTTGGCCGCGCCGCGGTGAGTTTTCATTTTGGGCATAATATCACCTCGAATCGAATTTCCCTTAAGCCTTGGGGGCCAGGATCATGACCATATTACGACCCTCAACTTTGGGCGGTTTTTCCACGGAGGCAAGGTCTGCCACCTGGTCGGCCAGGCGCTGGCACAACTTCATCCCGAGGTCGGCGTGGGCGATTTCCCGGCCGCGGAACATAACGGTTACCTTGACTTTATCGCCGTCCTGTAGAAAACGAATGGCATTGCGCGCTTTGACCTGGAAGTCATGTTCTTCAATGTTAGGCCGCAGCTTAACCTCTTTAATATTTATTATGCGCTGCTTTTTCCTCGCCTCGCGCTCCCTTTTACTTTGCTCGTATTTATATTTACCAAAATCCATGATGCGGCAAACAGGTGGCCGCGCATTGGGAGCCACTTCTACCAGGTCCAGGCCCTGTTCCTGGGCAATGCGCAGCGCTTCTCGGGTCGGCATAATACCCAGCTGCTGCCCATCAACGCCAACCAGGCGCACTTCCCGGGTCCGGATTTCTCCATTGACCCTTAAATCCTTGCTGATAATGCTTCACCTCCAGAAAAATTTACCGCCCAGTCAAAGACCTCCTTAAAAAATTTAAGCGAGTGGAATCCACCCGCCAAAAACAGACCTTTTACTGGGCAAACCTTACTGGCCCCGGGCCGTAAGGTGAGAAGCGGATGGCTTCTACTTCTTGGGAAAGTATAACATAGAGGTTACTCCGCGTCAATAATTAATTAGGTTTGTTGGGTTCAAAGTAAACTATCCTGTTTTTGCCCTGGCGTTTTGCCAGGTACATGGCCCTGTCTGCCCTGGCAATTAAATCATTTAAATCTCCAGGCCCACTACCAGGATACTCCACCGCACCAATGCTGACGGTTATTGTAACTTCTTCATGGTCAGGGATCATCTTTTGAGCGGCTATCTGGGTCCTGATACGTTCCAGGGCTATTCCTGCTTTTTCCAGGCTGGTACCAGGCAAAACGACCAAAAACTCTTCTCCACCATAACGTATTACTTTGTCCGCCGCCCGGAGGGCCTTCTTGATAATCAAGGCGGTAGAACGCAAAACTTCATCACCGGCATGATGTCCGAAACGATCGTTCACTTCTTTAAAGTCATCAAGGTCCAACATTGCTATAACCAAAGGCGTCCCTTTTTCCTGTGCCTCTTTTAGCAAGTTATTTAAGGTTGGGTACATAGCTATCCGGTTATATAATCCCGTAAGGGGGTCATGCTCAATACGATCTTTTAACTGGAGAAGAAAGGTATCGATGACCACTAGGATTTGCGCCAGGAATTCTGTAGCCCGATCGATATAAATCCACTGAACGGCGTCACTATCCCTTCTTATGCCCATCACTTCCCGTAGAGCACGGGTGTGTATATCAAGAATGTTAGAAGCCTGAACATAATAATCATCCAGATTTGCTGTTAAATCCTGATAAGCCTCCAGGAGAACGACTTCTGTTCCACCCTCGCACACATAGCGTTCTAAATAGTTTCTGTATGTATCGTAAAAAGCTTCGTGGATCAAGTTACCACCTCCTGCCCATAATAATGCTGGCATCGTCTTCTCCTATACCAAATTCCTCGAGGATGGAACAAATAATGGCCAAGCCATCATCCCACCACCATTGCCGGGGTAAGTTTCCCGGAAAAAAACTGCGTTTAATCCCATCTGAACAAGTTAACAGCATAGATTGCTCACCCAATTGTACCCTGCGCAAAGCAGGTACTATTCTCCGTCCACCAACAACTCCACTTTGGCCAAGAAGACAATCAATATCTCCCGGGTTTATTATCCAGGCGCGGATGTTGCCCACCAGTATGTATTCGAGAAAGCGTTTTTCCAATTTGCCCAGAAAGAGCGCACAGCCCCGCAGATGAAATGCGGTTGTCTCGATGTTGTGGAAAATATCTACGAGGCTCTCCCCGCCCTTCTCTATTACACTTTGAATTCTCTCTAAAGAACGATATGCCTCTTCCCCATGCCCCAGCACATCGACACAGGCCACCAACAGGCTATTTTCCTTATACCCGCCTATATAACAAAAATCCCCCCCAACGGTGCACCCATGGCGGGGACGCCAGCAGCCCCAGACCTGCCAGCCACTTGCCCCTATCTTATGCTGGGAATATAAAGTCAAAATTTGCGTCCCTTCTTTCCAGCTATGACTACCGTGCCTTTACCTACTTCTGAATATATAGCAAAGGAATCCATGAGGCGTTTTACGCCGGTAAGGCCAATACCCAAGCTGCGTTCATATGTAGTATAGCCTTTAGTCATGACCAGATCAATATCGGCAATTCCTGGCCCTTGATCAGAAGCTATTATTTCTAAATATGGTCCTTCCTTTTCTTCCGTCTTTTTTTTGAGCATAATCTTACCCTGGCCGGCATAACGATAAATATTGCGCGCCAGTTCGGAAACGGCCGTGGCAATCTTAGTGACATCGGCCAGGGAAAACCCCGCCTCCTGGGCTAGCTGTTTGGCCATTTGCCTGGCTACGGCGATGTCTTCTTCTCTGGTTATACGGATAAATACATCAAAATCATCCGCAGGGCTTTCATAGACCTTAGCGATATCAAACACAGCTTACCCAACTCCTGATTGGCTATCCGCTAAAAGCAGGGCATGCTCTAGGTCCCGGGCAATGGTAATATCTTGCAGCATAACCCCCATTTGAGCCAGGGTTAATGCCACCGGAGGTTGAAGGCCGCATAATACCGTCCGGCATCCCATCAACCGCGCCATGGCCGCCGTTTCGGAAATGGTGTAGGAAATATAGCTATCCATAATATCCACCATGCGTACATCAATAATAACCGCTCTAGCTCTGGTTTTTTCTATTTCTTCCAATATTTGCTGCTGCAAGAGGCCTACCGTTCTATCATCAAGGTCAATCTGAATCGGCACGAGTAAAAACTCATTTAAAGCGATTATGGGTACAACCCTGGAGTCACCGTAGTTAGATCTCAAGTTCTCCATCGTCTTCACTCTCTCTGCTTCCAGTTATAACCCGAGCTAACTGGCGACGTTTTTTCTTCTCATCAGCTATGATGGCGATACCCTTTCTCAAAGCATCTTCCAGATCCCTGGCAATAGTTACCATACGGAAATCCACCCCCAGTTTTACCAGGGTATGGGCTACTTCCGGTTTGATACCGGTCAAAATAACTTCAGCCCCTAAAAATCTAATGGCGTTAAACATTTCAATTAAAAATCCGCCCACGGCCGTATCAATCATGGGAACGCCCGTTACATCGACCAATACCACTTTAGTCCGGGTAGCGCTTACCCTGTCTAGCAGTCTCTCAGCTATGCTCTGCGCCCACTGGCTGTCTAGATTGCCGATCAGGGCCACGAGCAACATATCCGTCCATATACGAATTATTGGGGTTGCCAGTTCCGGAAGCATACGGCGTAGATTGGTGATAGTCTGCTCGTGTTCTTTACGGATTTCCCCACAAATCTTAATAATTGTAAAAAGCAGGTCGGTGATAGGCAGATCGGGATGGTTTTCAGCCAATACCTTTATTTTTTCCGTTAAAGCCTCCTCTCCAGTTTCAGCTAATAATAAGCTTAAGGTTTCTTTAAGTTGTTCTGGCTGCTTTTTGTCTTTATTGTCGGGGCTCAGGATCGCCGCTAAAAACTCATACCATAGCTTTTTCGTCTTGCCTGTAGCTGCCACTTCATTAATCAGTTCTTCTATTTTAATGTGGGCTTTAAACTCCATTAATTTCCCTCCAATTTCAGGTAATAATATCCACCTTCTAAAATAAATAGTGTTTATTTTATTCAATACCTATCACCTGTTTCCTGCTTCATATGCTAAATCATTTATTTTTGAAAAATTATATTACTTACTCGACCCCCTCACTCATTAACTGGTTTGGATTTCCTTGACAAGAGGAGTTCGTTAAAGTTAATATAAAAATTGGTTTAGAAAAAATAAATACAACTTCTCTACCGCCAAGGGCAAACTCGATCGAAAGACGGGGACGCAAAGCCACGGGCCTAAATCTCTTTTTTGAGATACGGCAGCCGGGTTTCCGGTAGGATGCTGTAGGATGGTGCCAGGCTAGTAAAATACGTATGTAGTTGCCTGGTTTTTATTTAGGCTTTTTTCATTTAATAATCTGTCTTTTGTTACGGTAGAGCAAGGTGCCTTTCTAAAAAGGCGATGACTGGTATGGATAACTGGCGAGGGCACCAGTATTGGGCTGCAGTTAAAGACGGTAAACTTATAATCGAGCATCCTGAAGGTGAGCCATATTCATATCGGGAGCTATACCTATATAACCCGCGGTTACGAACAGTATATAAAATTTCGATTAAACCCAGAGAGTGGAATAGATATCATTCCAATACACGCGGCCGAAATCTATTCGCCAGACCGATATATGGAAAAAAACGCCGAGAGGCAGATACGAGGTACCAGGTAGCCTGGGGAAAGGCTTAAAAAGAGCCGAAAGGAGACAAAAAATGCCTGACAACTATACCCCCAATATAGCCACTATTTCTCCTACAACCAGCCTAGGGGAGGCCATCGCCACCATTATTAATACCGGTAGTTTC belongs to Moorella humiferrea and includes:
- a CDS encoding TrkH family potassium uptake protein, which codes for MTPTTNIREWPFRLRPPQILAIGFALVIALGTTLLALPVASETGQPVSIVDALFTATSATCVTGLNTVDTPTTFSLFGEIVIVLLIQTGGLGFLTLSTMVALLLGKRITLKERLLMQEALNQLTVEGVVRLTKYVLTFTFICEGLGALLLGLRFSRDIPLGQAFYFGIFHAVSAFCNAGFSLFSANLMDYRGDLLVNLVITTLIILGGLGFSVVADIYTKRSWQRLSLHSKVVLTTTFWLIVLGTILFMALEYTNPLSLAPLPLNEKLLASYFQAVTPRTAGFNTLNIGALRPVTLFLLIILMFIGASPGSTGGGIKTSTFTTIAVAVWSIIQGKYDIEIFGRRLPRGMVLKALAVAAVSMMLVVTVTGVLLITEQKEMEIVLFETVSAFGTVGLSAGLTPQLTVAGKLLITATMYSGRVGPLTLAFAIAQRLGRQGIKHYPEEGVIIG
- the rplT gene encoding 50S ribosomal protein L20, whose product is MSRVKRGVTKHQRHKKILKLAKGYFGAKSKLFRPANEQVIKSLAYAYAHRRQRKGDFRKLWIARINAAARMQGLTYSRLINGLKKAGVEINRKMLADMAVNDIAAFNRLVDMAKEKLGLGA
- the rpmI gene encoding 50S ribosomal protein L35; protein product: MPKMKTHRGAAKRFRVTATGKVKRARAYKSHLLAGKSPKRKRRLRQPSLVDITDRKRIARLLPYQA
- the infC gene encoding translation initiation factor IF-3 produces the protein MSKDLRVNGEIRTREVRLVGVDGQQLGIMPTREALRIAQEQGLDLVEVAPNARPPVCRIMDFGKYKYEQSKREREARKKQRIINIKEVKLRPNIEEHDFQVKARNAIRFLQDGDKVKVTVMFRGREIAHADLGMKLCQRLADQVADLASVEKPPKVEGRNMVMILAPKA
- a CDS encoding GGDEF domain-containing protein encodes the protein MIHEAFYDTYRNYLERYVCEGGTEVVLLEAYQDLTANLDDYYVQASNILDIHTRALREVMGIRRDSDAVQWIYIDRATEFLAQILVVIDTFLLQLKDRIEHDPLTGLYNRIAMYPTLNNLLKEAQEKGTPLVIAMLDLDDFKEVNDRFGHHAGDEVLRSTALIIKKALRAADKVIRYGGEEFLVVLPGTSLEKAGIALERIRTQIAAQKMIPDHEEVTITVSIGAVEYPGSGPGDLNDLIARADRAMYLAKRQGKNRIVYFEPNKPN
- a CDS encoding anti-sigma regulatory factor — its product is MFDIAKVYESPADDFDVFIRITREEDIAVARQMAKQLAQEAGFSLADVTKIATAVSELARNIYRYAGQGKIMLKKKTEEKEGPYLEIIASDQGPGIADIDLVMTKGYTTYERSLGIGLTGVKRLMDSFAIYSEVGKGTVVIAGKKGRKF
- a CDS encoding STAS domain-containing protein, which gives rise to MENLRSNYGDSRVVPIIALNEFLLVPIQIDLDDRTVGLLQQQILEEIEKTRARAVIIDVRMVDIMDSYISYTISETAAMARLMGCRTVLCGLQPPVALTLAQMGVMLQDITIARDLEHALLLADSQSGVG
- a CDS encoding STAS domain-containing protein: MEFKAHIKIEELINEVAATGKTKKLWYEFLAAILSPDNKDKKQPEQLKETLSLLLAETGEEALTEKIKVLAENHPDLPITDLLFTIIKICGEIRKEHEQTITNLRRMLPELATPIIRIWTDMLLVALIGNLDSQWAQSIAERLLDRVSATRTKVVLVDVTGVPMIDTAVGGFLIEMFNAIRFLGAEVILTGIKPEVAHTLVKLGVDFRMVTIARDLEDALRKGIAIIADEKKKRRQLARVITGSRESEDDGELEI